The DNA sequence TTCAGAACGTCCAAAGGAAGACATCCCTGACTTAATACTTCATCATGGAAGCTTGCCAGATTGAATTTGTTTCCAAGTTCTTTCTGATACTTTTCTCTCAGTTCACGGATTCTTAAAGAACCTATTTTGTAGCCTAAAGCCTGTCCCGGCATCGCCATGTATCTTTCTACTTCTGCAGTGGCAGATCCTTCATCGTAAGAAATATTGCTTAAGAAATATTTAATGGCTTCTTCTCTTGACATTTTTCCGGTATGAAGTCCTGTATCCACTACAAGTCGTACAGCTCTCAACATCTGATCACTCAGATATCCCATTTTCTGGTAAGGATCAGTATATAAACCAAATTCAGGACCTAGAGTTTCACAATAATGGGCCCATCCTTCACCATACGCTCCAAACCATCCGAATCTCATGAATTTTGGAAGCTTAGTATTCTCCTGTTGTAAAGAAACCTGATAATGATGCCCTGGAATTGCTTCATGAAGGAAAAGAGACTCCATTCCTGAAGTAACATTGAATTTCGTAGGGTCAGGAAGGGGAACATAAAATATACCTGCTCTTTTTCCGTCAGGAGTTCCCGGAATATATTCTGCACTGGCGCTTGCCTCTCTGAATTTTTCCGTCTGTCTGATTTCAAACTTTGTTTTTGGAGTTACGTTAAACATTGTTTTCAGTTTCGGAGTAATCTTCGTCAGAATACCGTTGAAGGCATTTAAAACCTCCTTAGAAGTCTTATAAGGCATTGCCTTTGGATCTGTTTTCACAAAAGTGATAAATTCTTCCAGACTTCCGGTAAAACCTACCTGTTTCTTTACTTTTTCCATTTCTGCACGAAGCATAGCTACCTGCTGCTGACCAATCTTATTGATCTCATCAGGAGATTTCTTAGTTGTTGTCCAGGTTTTTACATAATAGCTGTAAATTTCATTTCCATTGGGAAGACTGTTGTATCCGTCTGTATCTCTGGCTTTAGGAAGATAATCTTTTTCTAAAAATACGCCCATTTTAGTATAAGCCGGAATAATTTTTTTGGTGATAGCTTCTTTATAAAGTGCTGAAAATTTATCTTTCTGATCCTGAGTGAAGCTTTTCGGGAAGTTTTTAATCGGTCCATAGAAAATATTCTTTTCCATATCAGAGGTTGTGATTTCCTCGGCTTTCATCTGAGGAATCATTTTGATAACCAGTTTTTTAGGAAGTACTACCTTATTGTTGATTCCCTCACGGAAGTTGTCTGCTGCGGCATCCATCCATTCCGGGAATTTTTCCATCCTTTTCAGCCAGTCGCTGTAATCCTTTTCAGTTTTGAAAGGCTGGCTGCCCTGTCCGCTTCCATACAGCGGAAAAGTAAGCGGAAGACCCCCGAATTGTGTGAAAGGAATATATTCCGGATGATAGGCATAGGCCTCAATTTTATCTTTTAAAGTATAATCCAGCACATCATACACCACCTTATCTTCATCAGAAAGAGCCTTGTAGTCTACATGCTCCAGTTGTTTCTGTACAGAATTATAAAAAGCTACTTCTCCTGAAATAAAATCCTTATCAATATTGATAGGAAGCTGGTCGTTGTATCTCGTATCTCCTTGAGATGTAGCGTCTAAAGGGTATAACTTAAGATATTGCTCATAATAGTTGGAAGCAATAGAATCCAGGTTGCTCGGAGTCACTTTCGTAAGAGGAGAATCCGATTTTTTGCATGAAGCAATACCGATCATCAATCCTAGTGCAAGAATACCTTTTGATAAAATGTTTTTCATTTTCAGAATCTTTATGAAAACAAAAGTAAGTATTATTGGGATATTCAGACTTATGGTAGGAGTTGATTTTAAAAAATTATTTTCAAAATCCTTTCAACTTTGAATCAATTTTTTATCTTTGTCTAAAACGTTTAACAATCATATTATTACAGCTCTTTTTTAAGAAATAATGAAAGGGATTTTAAAAATTTACCATCCGGAAGAAACGCTAAAATACAATATCAGAAATACTTATTGTAAGGCGGTTTACAGTAACCAACAACATTTTTTAGAGGTTGAAGTTATTACGGATGACAGTTTGGATCACGTAGACGATGATTCACTACAGTACAACTTTCCGCAGCTTTCACTTGAAGTTTTTGATTTTCCTATAGAATCAGCGGAAATAGAAGGAAAAACTATCACAATCAATGACTCTGATGAAGAAACCTACACAGAAGTAGACCTTTTCGACGACGAAGATGCCTATATCTATGACAATGAGCTCCTTTTCGAAAAAAATGAGGAAGGAGTGCTTCAGGTCATCTGGAAGGGGACCATTGATGATTTCTATACCGGATCTG is a window from the Chryseobacterium indologenes genome containing:
- a CDS encoding DUF885 domain-containing protein, whose translation is MKNILSKGILALGLMIGIASCKKSDSPLTKVTPSNLDSIASNYYEQYLKLYPLDATSQGDTRYNDQLPINIDKDFISGEVAFYNSVQKQLEHVDYKALSDEDKVVYDVLDYTLKDKIEAYAYHPEYIPFTQFGGLPLTFPLYGSGQGSQPFKTEKDYSDWLKRMEKFPEWMDAAADNFREGINNKVVLPKKLVIKMIPQMKAEEITTSDMEKNIFYGPIKNFPKSFTQDQKDKFSALYKEAITKKIIPAYTKMGVFLEKDYLPKARDTDGYNSLPNGNEIYSYYVKTWTTTKKSPDEINKIGQQQVAMLRAEMEKVKKQVGFTGSLEEFITFVKTDPKAMPYKTSKEVLNAFNGILTKITPKLKTMFNVTPKTKFEIRQTEKFREASASAEYIPGTPDGKRAGIFYVPLPDPTKFNVTSGMESLFLHEAIPGHHYQVSLQQENTKLPKFMRFGWFGAYGEGWAHYCETLGPEFGLYTDPYQKMGYLSDQMLRAVRLVVDTGLHTGKMSREEAIKYFLSNISYDEGSATAEVERYMAMPGQALGYKIGSLRIRELREKYQKELGNKFNLASFHDEVLSQGCLPLDVLNRKMELWAQKQK